The following coding sequences are from one uncultured Desulfobacter sp. window:
- a CDS encoding DUF6178 family protein, translated as MNDDYQLANKTRRELKRQNMRRDILVSDGAKALDMILEAPSPATLIQSFPDQDLYYLMHKVGVHDFIPVLAMAASSQWEYILDVEVWDDDRLDPYMMTQVFSFLFKADPQRLLRWVIMEKPDFLEYYLAQKMQIVVREHDEVPPEDFDDYITLDDKFYFRFPGKKSGTDENDEADILPQDTPQEDGLPDDAPELIEQMLKSLAAMDLSVLHGLLLETASLLPAEAEEEQFRQKNIRLAEKGFLPAHEAVGIYQPVPPKGLKQRPVRDNVSQASDPDMPMPPMYFTQFLKGDDLFAQTLAHLDAQGGIPGLDSELAALINKVISADRTKIRNRESIEKPIEKTMSTLSLGLEVLMDGAQISVETAANLVKKYFLEDIFRTGAREGAKIQATANKWYETSFIGTKNLPLSFLGEAYLGIIGGLMIQRPMFFADYADKVLYRNFASLSDIRATQRQLDEIICLDNFLNSLDVDISTFTFGVLTYKSMILTLWVRDRMGLNRSKPLSLAPIELAEFKNLFAQLFGEGETIGDTQAKDLALWAAQASGLAETDLPTALQGILYRLLREIESEYGHVQPTDLDPRFMPMFLLAGQE; from the coding sequence ATGAACGACGATTATCAACTGGCCAATAAAACCAGAAGAGAACTCAAACGGCAAAACATGCGCCGGGACATCCTTGTCAGCGACGGCGCCAAAGCCCTGGATATGATCCTGGAGGCGCCCTCCCCTGCCACATTGATCCAGTCCTTTCCGGATCAGGATCTGTACTACCTGATGCACAAGGTGGGCGTCCATGATTTCATTCCGGTGCTGGCCATGGCCGCATCCAGTCAGTGGGAGTATATCCTGGACGTGGAGGTCTGGGACGATGACCGGCTTGATCCTTATATGATGACCCAGGTCTTTTCATTTTTGTTCAAAGCCGATCCCCAGCGGCTTTTACGCTGGGTCATCATGGAAAAGCCTGATTTTCTGGAATATTATCTGGCGCAAAAAATGCAAATTGTCGTCCGGGAACACGACGAAGTGCCGCCCGAGGATTTTGACGACTACATCACCCTGGATGACAAATTTTACTTCAGGTTTCCCGGCAAAAAATCCGGTACGGATGAAAACGATGAAGCCGATATTCTGCCCCAGGACACCCCACAAGAAGACGGGCTGCCCGATGACGCGCCGGAATTGATCGAACAGATGCTTAAAAGTCTTGCCGCCATGGATCTTTCGGTGCTCCACGGCCTGCTCCTTGAAACCGCAAGCCTTCTGCCCGCCGAAGCCGAAGAAGAACAGTTCAGGCAAAAAAATATCAGGCTGGCGGAAAAAGGGTTTCTGCCGGCCCATGAAGCGGTTGGGATTTACCAGCCAGTGCCCCCAAAAGGGTTGAAACAAAGACCGGTAAGAGACAATGTCTCCCAGGCATCTGATCCGGATATGCCCATGCCGCCCATGTACTTCACCCAGTTTTTGAAGGGTGACGACCTGTTTGCCCAAACCCTGGCGCATCTTGATGCCCAGGGGGGTATCCCCGGCCTTGACAGCGAGCTTGCCGCCCTGATCAATAAGGTGATCAGCGCAGACCGCACAAAAATCCGGAACCGGGAATCCATTGAAAAACCCATTGAAAAAACCATGTCCACATTAAGTTTAGGACTTGAGGTGCTCATGGACGGCGCCCAAATCAGTGTGGAAACGGCAGCAAATCTGGTCAAAAAATATTTTCTTGAAGATATTTTCAGAACCGGGGCACGGGAAGGCGCAAAGATTCAGGCCACGGCAAACAAATGGTATGAGACAAGTTTCATCGGGACCAAAAATCTGCCCTTAAGTTTTCTGGGAGAAGCGTACCTGGGCATCATTGGTGGCCTGATGATCCAGCGGCCCATGTTTTTTGCCGACTATGCCGACAAGGTCCTGTACCGCAACTTTGCAAGCCTGTCCGACATCCGGGCCACCCAACGGCAGCTGGATGAGATCATCTGCCTGGATAATTTTCTCAACAGCCTGGATGTGGACATATCCACCTTTACCTTTGGGGTGCTCACATACAAAAGCATGATTCTGACCTTGTGGGTCCGGGACCGTATGGGCCTGAACCGGTCAAAACCATTGAGCCTTGCGCCCATTGAACTCGCTGAATTCAAAAATTTATTTGCCCAGCTGTTTGGGGAGGGGGAAACCATCGGCGATACCCAGGCAAAGGATCTGGCGTTGTGGGCCGCCCAGGCATCCGGCCTAGCGGAAACAGATCTGCCCACGGCCCTCCAGGGCATTTTGTACAGGCTGCTGCGGGAAATTGAGTCGGAATACGGCCATGTTCAACCCACAGACCTGGACCCGCGGTTCATGCCCATGTTCCTTCTCGCAGGCCAGGAATAG
- a CDS encoding response regulator transcription factor, which translates to METAEKKRVLIIEDESHIAEGIKLNLTLQGYAAKVAADGIEGLETWRAWHPDLIVLDIMLPMVDGFSILQTIRREDEKIPVLILSARGDTRDKVRGLKYGVDDYLSKPFDLEEFLLRVARLVQRKEWYEAPEKEEKTSDCPLFEGLAYSFGTNHIDFVTSTARCVAGDVVLTEQEITLLRIFIAHQGKPLSRKMLLKAGWGYARDTSTRTVDNFIVRFRKYFEANPKSPVYFKSRRSVGYIFESREE; encoded by the coding sequence ATGGAAACGGCTGAAAAAAAACGTGTTCTGATCATTGAGGATGAATCCCATATTGCCGAAGGGATCAAACTGAATCTCACCCTCCAGGGCTATGCGGCCAAAGTGGCTGCCGACGGCATTGAAGGCCTTGAGACATGGCGTGCCTGGCACCCGGATCTGATTGTGCTGGATATTATGCTGCCCATGGTGGATGGGTTTTCCATTCTCCAGACCATCCGTAGAGAGGATGAAAAGATCCCTGTGCTGATTTTATCGGCCCGGGGGGACACCCGGGATAAGGTCCGGGGGTTGAAATACGGGGTGGATGACTACCTGTCAAAGCCCTTTGATCTGGAAGAATTTTTGTTGCGTGTGGCCCGGCTGGTACAACGCAAGGAGTGGTACGAGGCGCCTGAAAAAGAGGAGAAAACTTCAGATTGTCCTTTGTTTGAAGGTTTGGCCTATTCCTTTGGCACAAATCACATTGATTTTGTGACATCCACGGCCCGGTGTGTGGCTGGCGACGTGGTCCTGACCGAGCAGGAAATTACCTTGCTGCGCATTTTCATCGCCCACCAAGGAAAGCCCTTGTCCAGGAAAATGCTGCTTAAAGCCGGGTGGGGGTATGCCAGGGACACCTCCACCCGGACGGTGGATAACTTCATTGTCCGGTTCAGAAAATATTTTGAAGCCAATCCCAAGTCGCCGGTCTATTTTAAAAGCCGCCGGTCTGTGGGCTATATTTTTGAATCCAGGGAAGAATAA
- a CDS encoding HAMP domain-containing sensor histidine kinase, whose amino-acid sequence MQILNPSRWYLHPVFIFACSLFALATFLVLTVSLYMEIRSALEVVMLKFNIAPQAIFPSKTGMTILVLSLLIFVVLAGIFLAFIYYQKTVNLFRLQHNFIYNFTHELKTPVTSLRLYLETFIRHPMDPGDVKKYSTDMLKDIDRLTENIDRILNLARIESQNFGSKVTRESLVVVLQDFCRKNASLFRDLEVKIKNPSGGKFEYPVNVFLLDILLTNIFSNAIRYNESRTPCLTILFKSYLQKVTIEFIDNGIGVEKQDAKKIFRKFYQGDRNSNQANTGSGLGLYLVSSIAAIHGWRASVSSEGKGNGAKFTITIPRASIASVRDKELWKRLKKNVF is encoded by the coding sequence ATGCAGATTCTGAACCCTTCCCGGTGGTACCTCCACCCGGTGTTTATTTTTGCCTGCTCTCTGTTTGCCCTTGCCACATTTCTGGTCCTCACGGTCAGTTTGTACATGGAGATCCGTTCGGCCCTTGAGGTGGTGATGCTCAAGTTCAACATTGCGCCCCAGGCCATTTTTCCTTCCAAAACAGGCATGACCATACTGGTGTTAAGCCTGTTGATCTTCGTGGTGCTGGCCGGTATTTTTCTTGCCTTTATCTACTACCAGAAGACCGTGAATCTGTTTCGACTCCAGCACAATTTTATCTATAATTTCACCCATGAGCTCAAAACCCCCGTGACCTCCCTTCGTCTCTATCTTGAAACCTTTATCCGCCATCCCATGGATCCGGGGGATGTAAAAAAATACAGTACGGATATGCTCAAGGATATTGACCGACTCACGGAGAATATTGACCGGATTCTTAATTTGGCGCGCATTGAAAGCCAGAATTTTGGATCAAAGGTGACCCGGGAAAGCCTTGTGGTGGTTTTACAGGACTTTTGCCGGAAAAATGCCTCATTGTTCAGGGATCTTGAGGTAAAAATTAAAAATCCGTCGGGGGGCAAATTTGAGTATCCGGTCAATGTCTTTTTACTGGATATTCTGCTGACCAACATTTTTTCAAATGCCATCCGATACAATGAAAGCCGCACACCCTGTCTGACCATTTTATTTAAAAGTTACTTGCAGAAAGTGACCATTGAATTTATTGATAACGGCATTGGTGTGGAAAAGCAGGATGCAAAAAAGATTTTTCGAAAATTTTACCAGGGGGACAGAAACAGCAACCAGGCAAATACAGGATCCGGCCTTGGGTTGTATCTTGTCTCAAGTATTGCCGCCATTCACGGCTGGCGGGCGTCGGTGTCCAGCGAAGGCAAGGGCAACGGCGCCAAATTTACCATTACCATTCCCCGGGCAAGCATTGCCAGCGTCAGAGATAAGGAGTTATGGAAACGGCTGAAAAAAAACGTGTTCTGA
- a CDS encoding DUF2325 domain-containing protein, protein MDAMRCFANVWEIERNFKCPVIGAMLSVNKHRDILKKCGWDVNGLKPYEYHSYLMGCMGDENAVSIKTNNFIRHQAGKYMKQIAALYKKKNAKGVRSLWNDYSARGIIGPVMYAIVAHKDTDIDLLKDIHGEVHMLSHANMTEVFSVRKKLEAADQSLAREKNKVSEKNKKIRGLVSQLKQTGKEKECLATEKNRLKRQLVQLETQTVFTQPSGPDLNQDVERLEQELSRQKEEVLNLERARKQLEIQLFSAENENTMLKAEFEQLSSVFTAGADDVCNCGEPETCPVTGECPDQDCPRRRLCARRIFMIGGITKMKSYYRQIVEKAGGEFDYHDGYLRSSNDDLAAKVRRCDVVVCPVSCNSHNACLKVKHLCTRYNKELKILNSASLSAVTQALIVPEDSASLN, encoded by the coding sequence ATGGATGCGATGAGGTGTTTTGCAAATGTATGGGAGATTGAGCGTAATTTTAAATGCCCCGTCATCGGTGCGATGTTGTCTGTGAACAAACACAGGGACATTCTTAAAAAATGCGGTTGGGATGTCAACGGTCTTAAACCCTATGAATACCACTCCTATTTGATGGGATGTATGGGGGATGAAAATGCGGTGTCCATCAAAACGAACAACTTTATCCGGCATCAGGCTGGAAAGTATATGAAGCAGATTGCAGCCCTGTATAAGAAAAAGAACGCAAAAGGGGTCAGAAGCCTGTGGAACGACTATTCTGCCCGGGGGATCATCGGCCCTGTGATGTATGCCATTGTGGCACACAAGGATACAGACATTGATTTGCTCAAGGATATTCATGGTGAAGTTCATATGCTTTCCCATGCCAATATGACCGAAGTTTTCAGCGTCCGCAAAAAACTTGAAGCGGCGGATCAGAGCCTGGCCCGGGAAAAAAATAAGGTAAGTGAGAAAAATAAAAAAATCCGGGGACTGGTCAGCCAGTTAAAGCAAACTGGTAAAGAAAAAGAGTGTCTTGCCACCGAAAAAAATCGGCTTAAAAGGCAACTTGTACAACTTGAAACCCAAACGGTTTTTACGCAACCGTCTGGCCCTGATCTGAATCAGGATGTTGAACGCCTTGAACAGGAATTAAGCCGTCAAAAAGAAGAGGTCCTGAACCTGGAGCGGGCGAGAAAACAACTTGAAATTCAATTGTTCAGCGCCGAAAATGAAAACACCATGCTCAAAGCGGAGTTTGAGCAGCTCTCGTCGGTTTTTACCGCAGGAGCCGATGATGTCTGCAATTGCGGGGAGCCTGAAACCTGTCCGGTAACAGGAGAGTGCCCCGATCAGGATTGTCCGAGACGCCGCTTGTGTGCCCGACGGATTTTTATGATCGGCGGTATTACCAAAATGAAATCCTACTACCGGCAGATCGTTGAAAAAGCCGGCGGAGAGTTTGATTACCATGACGGCTATCTTAGAAGCAGCAATGATGATCTTGCCGCCAAAGTCAGACGCTGTGATGTGGTGGTCTGCCCTGTGAGCTGCAACAGTCATAATGCCTGTTTAAAGGTGAAGCACCTGTGTACCCGGTATAATAAGGAGCTGAAAATTTTAAACAGCGCAAGCCTGTCCGCCGTAACCCAGGCGTTGATTGTTCCCGAAGATTCCGCAAGTCTCAACTAA
- a CDS encoding SoxR reducing system RseC family protein, with protein sequence MLTPTLNEKEQIMITEDGIVTHATPEKAWIKTTRSAACESCSSKDSCGVSHHPSEEMTIVVPNTISVVEGDRVIVGIDSGPMLFLSFFLYVFPIILLIIGALIGDALAPTLGISNSAMSMGVGFLLFAVAFFIIRKKQAGMSKKDKYKPFLVRKKAPLNS encoded by the coding sequence GTGCTGACACCAACCCTCAATGAAAAAGAGCAAATCATGATTACTGAAGACGGAATTGTCACACACGCTACACCTGAAAAAGCCTGGATTAAAACCACCCGCTCGGCAGCTTGCGAAAGCTGCTCTTCAAAAGACTCCTGTGGTGTCAGCCACCATCCTTCCGAAGAGATGACCATCGTTGTTCCCAACACCATTAGTGTCGTAGAAGGAGACCGGGTGATTGTGGGCATTGATTCCGGTCCCATGCTTTTTTTAAGTTTCTTTCTTTATGTATTCCCTATTATATTGCTCATCATCGGCGCACTGATCGGGGATGCCCTTGCCCCTACCCTGGGAATAAGCAACTCAGCCATGTCCATGGGTGTTGGTTTTTTATTATTTGCCGTCGCTTTTTTTATCATCAGAAAAAAGCAGGCCGGCATGTCCAAAAAAGATAAATACAAACCCTTCCTCGTCAGAAAAAAAGCCCCCCTGAACTCCTAA